The sequence ATTGGTTGAGGCTGCATATTCGCCAAGATAAACCTTAGGCATGGTGCGATCGTAACCGTCGTAATAGTTGCGATGGTGCATGAACCAACCGGTTGACTCGTAGTAGTGCTCATCAACCATATACTGCAGCTCGGGATGGCGCTTGGTGAAGTCCCATCCTTCGACGTAATCGGCACTTGGGGCGTGGAAAGGTCCTACGGTGCCACAAATCTTAATCTCGGGATATTTCTGACGGATGGCCTTGCAGATCATCTCGTAGCGCTCTTCGAACACGGTGCCGATGATGTCCTCGTTGCCTATACCTATATATTTAAGGTTGAATGGGGCGGGGTGACCGGCATCAGCGCGAAGCTTGGCCCACTTGGAGGTGGCGGGATCGCCATTGGCCCACTCAATCAGGTCGAGCAGCTCCTGGATGTAAGCTGGCATCTGATCCATAGGGATGCCGCACTGCTGACCGCCTATACCCTGGGCGTTGGCGGCTGAGTTCTGGCATGGAACGCCTGCTGCAAGCACTGGGAGTGGCTCGGCACCGATGTCCTCGCAGAACTGGAAATACTCGAAGAATCCCAGTCCGCGTGTCTGATGATAGCCCCAGATATTGAAGTCGGGTTTGCGGTCCTGAAGTGGACCTACGGTGTGGTTCCAATGGTAGATATTGTCGAGGCCCTGACCATGGCTCATGCAACCGCCTGGGAAACGGACGAACTTGGGCTTTAGGTCGGCGATGACCTGAGCTAAGTCGCGACGCAGACCGTTAGGACGGTTCATAAATGTTTCTTGTGGAAAGAGCGAAATCATATCGAGTCCCACACGGACGGACTTCTGCGGAATGATGGCCAGACGGGCCTTGGTGCAGCTCTTCTTGGTGCTGAGCACGCAGGTGTACTGTTGCCAATCGGTGCCCTGGGTTTTGAGTTTGCTGCTGGCAAGTATGGTGCCATCGGTGCCTATTAGCTGAATCGTGAAGTTCTGCTTCTGACCGTCGGCCAGAACATACATCGAGAAGTTGTACTTATGGCCGGCCTCTACGGCGATGCCATCCCAACCCTCGTTCCACAGTGTGTCGGCAACAATCACAGCATAGTGGGGATTGTTGCTGCTGAGTGGGTGCTGGGTGGAAATATCGATAGGACTGGCTGAGTGCCAGGCGGTGGTGGCGTTCCACTCGCGACGATCTTTTGCGTTGTATTCGAAGTCGCGGTTCTGAATCAGTTCGGCATACAGACCGCCATCGGCAGCATAGCTGATGTCTTCGAAGAAGATACCTATCAGTTTGTCGCTGATGGTCTTCTCGCTGTTGCTCACGTGAAGTGTGGCTGTCACAGGCTGATGGGGCAGCAGGGGATTCTTGGTATCGTCGTGCATGCGCTCACTGCTGAGACGTGCGTCGGTCTGCAACTGTTGGAAGTGACTAGTGATGGTGCTGAGCTCCTGCGCTGTGATGTCGAAGGTGTTGCCCTCGTGCAACTTGCCTGCTATGGTGGCGGTGTCGCGCGTCCAGGCAGCCTGATCGATCAGGCTCTTCTGGTCTTTGCTGAATTGACGGAAGTTGCCCGATGCAGATACCCAGCGCTTGTCACCGGTCTTCGTCTGATAATAGATGTCGAAGGTGCCATTGTCATTGGCAAAGACTACCGGCTTGAGGCACTGTTGCGTTGACATCACAGGATAGTCTTGTGGGCGCCAGGTTACCAAGTTGCGGCTATAGGCTGCGGCAAAGAGTGGTGAACTGTCGTTGACCTGAAACACCAGGCGCCAGGTGCCATCGGCAGCGCGGGCCACTGAGGGGTGGTACATGCGCTTCTCGGCTCCCCATGTGCCATAGTCGGACGAGCATAGCTGACCCATCTCCTGCCAACCGTTGGGGGTGAATTGTGCTACATGCAAGCCGGCGTGCTCACCTGGGCTATAGACAAACACGCGCTTGGTGGTCTGAGCGCAAACGCTGATAGACGCTGTGGCGAAAATGCCTAAGAGGTAAAATCTTGATTTCTTCATTATTATTGTGTCATTAATTCTTTGAGGATGCAAAGGTAATGAATTATAGCGTAAAAATGCAAGTGAAATTCAGAAAAAGTTGCTTGGGAAGGAAATATCTTCAAAAACTTTTGTATATTTGCACCCGATATGATTATTACTATCTTTTTAAAACGTTACTATTTTGAAACTATTATGAACTGTAAAAAATCGCTCTTTATGGGCTGCTGGGCTGCTATGGCTGCCACTGCACAGGCTCAGATAACCATTGATATCGATGCACAGCAGCGAGGCCCTAAGGTGAGCCCCATGCTTTATGGCATCTTTTATGAGGATATCAACCATGCCGCTGATGGAGGCATCTATGCCGAACTGATCAGAAACCGCTCGTTTGAGGATGGACCGCGCTTTGGTGCTCCTGCCGACATGCAGGGGTGGGCTACCGTGGCTGCAGAGCCTTCTGTGTTGGCCGCCCGTCTCATTCAAGACTCGAAGAAAACGCCTCTGCTCAATAGTGCCCAGCACCATGCCCTGCAGTTGGATGTCAAGGCATCACCAGCTGCGCCTGTAAGTCTGATTAACGAGGGCTACTGGGGGATTAACGCCGTGCAGGGACGCACCTATCGCCTGTCGTTCTGGGCCAAGGCGCCAGCCTATAGGGGCACCGTGAAGGCAGAACTGCGCTCGGCCGACGGAAAACAGGTGTACGCTCAGCAGCAGGTGGCTGTATTCGCCGCTGCTAAAAAGCGGGGGTGGACAAAATACGAGGCCACGCTGACCGCTCTTGACAATGATGCCCAGGCGCAGTTCGCGCTTGTGTTCGATGGTGTAGGACAGGTGCAGCTGGATATGGTGAGCCTCTTCCCACCCACATTCCGCAATCGTGAGAACGGTATGCGTCCTGATTTGGCCAACATGCTGTGGCAGTTGCATCCTAAGTTTATGCGATTCCCTGGTGGTTGTTTCGTGGAGGGGCAGGAGAGTCCCGACAATGCCTTCCGCTGGCAGCGCACCATCGGTCCTGTCGAAGAGCGTGAAGGCCACTGGAATGTGAACTGGGGCTACCGTACCACCGATGGACTGGGGTATCATGAGTATCTGCAGTTGGCTGAGGATCTGGTGGCCAAACCGCTCTACGTGGTGAACGTGGGGATATGGCACGGCGGACAAACACCTTACGATAGTATCCAACCATGGATAGACGAGTGCTTGAATGCGCTGGAGTATGCCAACGGTCCCGTCAGTTCCAAGTATGGAGCCATGCGTGCCAAAAACGGTCATCCAGAACCCTTCGGAATAGAATATCTTGAGGTGGGTAATGAGAACAACCAGCCCGATCCGCGGCAGCAGAGCGATCACTATTACGAGCGTTACGAACAGTTTTACAATGCCATCAAGGCCAAATATCCCGATATGAAAATCATAGGCAATGTGGTGGCTTGGGGCGATGATAATCCGAAATGGGGCAGCAGTCTGCCCGTGGATTTGTTGGACGAGCATTATTACCGCTCGCCCGACTGGTTTGCTGATGCTTTCCACAAATACGACAGCTACGACCGCCAAGGACCTAAGGTGTATGTGGGTGAATATGCCGTGACCAATGGCTACGGCACGCTGGGCAATATGAATGCTGCACTGGGCGAGGCCATCTATATGATGGGTATGGAGAACAATGCCGACGTGGTGGAACTGGCATCTTATGCCCCTATCTTCGTCAACGAGAATGATGCCCGTTGGCGCCCGGATATGATACGCTTCAGCAGCAGTCGTGCGATGGGCACTCCGAGCTACTACGTGCAACAGCTCATGCCACAGCATCTGGGCACGCAGGTGCTGAAAGTGCAGCTAACTAATCCTTATAAAGATAAGGTGGTGAAACAGATTACGCCAAAGCAGAGTAGAGTGGGGTATGGTACATGGAACACACGCGCCACTTTCCAATGTGATAAAGAGGTGGACTGCATGTATGGCGACTGGCAGATAGAGGGTGGCATGCTGCACCAGACTGGACATAAGGATGCCACGCGCTGCATTCAGAAGGATGTCATAGACGGCGATCACTATACCTGTAAGTTCCGCTGTCGCAAAGACGAAGGGGCCGAGGGCTTTATCGTCATCTTTAACTATGTGGATGACAAGAACTACTGTTGGGTGAACCTTGGCGGATGGACCAACTCGCAGCATGCCATCGAGCAGATTAGCAATGGCGGCAAACTGCTGACCGACAGTAAGCGTGGGCGCATTGAGGCAGGACGCTGGTATGATGTTACCCTGCAGGTGGCAGGCGACAGTGTGAAGGTATGGCTCGACAATGAGCAGCTGTTTGATACTGTGCTCAAGCGCGACCACACCAAGGGTATCTACTCATCGGCCACCATCAACGACGCCACTGGCGAGATTATTGTAAAAGTGGTGAACAACGATGATGCTGCCACCACAGCTCGTATTAGTCTGAAGAACTTTGCGCCAAGCGAAGCCCGAGTAGTGAGGTTGGCTGCCAACGACGGTATGGAGGAGAATACGCTCCAGCAGCCCACAACCATTCATCCCGTAGAGCAACAACTCTCGACAGCTGATGACCACGTGATGCTAACCGTGCCCCCATATTCGCTGAACATCGTCACAATAAAAACAGATGACTATCTGTTCTCTAAGGGCATTTCAACTGCCAACAACGAAACTGCCAGCACCTTAATTTCAGGAAAAGGGCCGCTATATCGTCGGAAAATAGTGGGACAGGAAGCCACGACATTTTGAAACATCCTCTTCGCTTGAGAATGCGCGAGTCATCGGGCAAGGCATTATAGCTCAATGCCAGCTCAATGGTCTCAACCCTGAAAGTGAGGCTGACCATAAGACTGCCTCCAAGGGCATTGTAGAGATGGCTGAGGAAACAGTTGGTTCTATCTCTCAATATATGTGGGACATTGCAGTACTTCGTATTGGTCAACAGGCTTCAGAGTTGAACGTCTCGATGGGCGGTCAGTCGGTTGGTGGCAGTAACGGTAATGCTGATGAGTTGACCAACTGGGACGGAACTAAAAAGAAAGGACTTGGGAGGTGAATTGATTATGCCATTGTTTGAAAGATGCGGTGTTAAGCCGCATCTTTTGCTTTACTGCCTTAATAAACTCTAAAAAATAAGCAAATATGATTCTGATTGAAGATTTTTCACTA is a genomic window of Xylanibacter ruminicola 23 containing:
- a CDS encoding alpha-L-arabinofuranosidase C-terminal domain-containing protein — translated: MKKSRFYLLGIFATASISVCAQTTKRVFVYSPGEHAGLHVAQFTPNGWQEMGQLCSSDYGTWGAEKRMYHPSVARAADGTWRLVFQVNDSSPLFAAAYSRNLVTWRPQDYPVMSTQQCLKPVVFANDNGTFDIYYQTKTGDKRWVSASGNFRQFSKDQKSLIDQAAWTRDTATIAGKLHEGNTFDITAQELSTITSHFQQLQTDARLSSERMHDDTKNPLLPHQPVTATLHVSNSEKTISDKLIGIFFEDISYAADGGLYAELIQNRDFEYNAKDRREWNATTAWHSASPIDISTQHPLSSNNPHYAVIVADTLWNEGWDGIAVEAGHKYNFSMYVLADGQKQNFTIQLIGTDGTILASSKLKTQGTDWQQYTCVLSTKKSCTKARLAIIPQKSVRVGLDMISLFPQETFMNRPNGLRRDLAQVIADLKPKFVRFPGGCMSHGQGLDNIYHWNHTVGPLQDRKPDFNIWGYHQTRGLGFFEYFQFCEDIGAEPLPVLAAGVPCQNSAANAQGIGGQQCGIPMDQMPAYIQELLDLIEWANGDPATSKWAKLRADAGHPAPFNLKYIGIGNEDIIGTVFEERYEMICKAIRQKYPEIKICGTVGPFHAPSADYVEGWDFTKRHPELQYMVDEHYYESTGWFMHHRNYYDGYDRTMPKVYLGEYAASTNVKRPNIETALAEALYLTDVERNGDVVEMTSYAPMLAKDKHHNWDPDMIYFSNTEVRPTHAYHVQRMFSVYGGDKYVSTDIQIAPELKHRVGVSLVRHSATGRRYLKLVNALPVELTIKANGLTIPADSKTEEFSGQPTDQTLEMKQGVAGPNVLTLPPYTFRVIEL
- a CDS encoding alpha-L-arabinofuranosidase C-terminal domain-containing protein codes for the protein MNCKKSLFMGCWAAMAATAQAQITIDIDAQQRGPKVSPMLYGIFYEDINHAADGGIYAELIRNRSFEDGPRFGAPADMQGWATVAAEPSVLAARLIQDSKKTPLLNSAQHHALQLDVKASPAAPVSLINEGYWGINAVQGRTYRLSFWAKAPAYRGTVKAELRSADGKQVYAQQQVAVFAAAKKRGWTKYEATLTALDNDAQAQFALVFDGVGQVQLDMVSLFPPTFRNRENGMRPDLANMLWQLHPKFMRFPGGCFVEGQESPDNAFRWQRTIGPVEEREGHWNVNWGYRTTDGLGYHEYLQLAEDLVAKPLYVVNVGIWHGGQTPYDSIQPWIDECLNALEYANGPVSSKYGAMRAKNGHPEPFGIEYLEVGNENNQPDPRQQSDHYYERYEQFYNAIKAKYPDMKIIGNVVAWGDDNPKWGSSLPVDLLDEHYYRSPDWFADAFHKYDSYDRQGPKVYVGEYAVTNGYGTLGNMNAALGEAIYMMGMENNADVVELASYAPIFVNENDARWRPDMIRFSSSRAMGTPSYYVQQLMPQHLGTQVLKVQLTNPYKDKVVKQITPKQSRVGYGTWNTRATFQCDKEVDCMYGDWQIEGGMLHQTGHKDATRCIQKDVIDGDHYTCKFRCRKDEGAEGFIVIFNYVDDKNYCWVNLGGWTNSQHAIEQISNGGKLLTDSKRGRIEAGRWYDVTLQVAGDSVKVWLDNEQLFDTVLKRDHTKGIYSSATINDATGEIIVKVVNNDDAATTARISLKNFAPSEARVVRLAANDGMEENTLQQPTTIHPVEQQLSTADDHVMLTVPPYSLNIVTIKTDDYLFSKGISTANNETASTLISGKGPLYRRKIVGQEATTF